The Planctomycetaceae bacterium nucleotide sequence GGCAGTGCAGGAAGTCGCCGCAGAGCCGTTTCTCTGCAGTCTCCCTGTCGAGGTCGACGAACCGGGCGGCGGCCGCGTTCATGTCCACCACCGTGCCCGAGATGTCCACCAGGATGACCACCGATGGGATGCAGTCGAGGATGTCGCGATAGACCTGCGCGTCGAAGCGGATCCAGCCGCGGCGGACCTCCTCGATCAATTCGCGAAACATGTCGTCCATTCGTTCGGAGTCCATACTGTCCTCTTCGGCAAAAAGTCCCCGGCTATTCCCGTTCTTGCGAAAATGATTATACTCGCAAACCACTATGAGCATCGACAAAGACCTGCTGATCCCGGTACGGAAGTTCTCCCCCCGCGGCGGACGGTTCGTCTGGCCGCCACAGGCGGTGCTGGCCTCGCCGCGGATTATCGACCAGATGCCGCTGGGGCAACTGGCCGCCGATCTGGCCGCCGCGGCGATCGCGGCGCGCGTCGAGGCGTCGGCGGGCTTGCCCGCGGCTGTGCGCATCGTGCGCGATCGCAGCGTGCAGGGCGACGAGGCGTACCGCCTGACGGTGAGCCCTGAAGGAATCGAGATTCGCTCGTCGGCCGACGCCGGGGCGTACTACGGCGTGCAGACGCTGCGGGAGATGGCCGCCGCCGGCGGGCGCAGCCTCCCGTGCTGCGCGATCGACGACGCCCCGGCCTTCGCCCGGCGCGGCGTGTACCACGACTGCTCGCGCGGCAAGGTGCCCAAACTCTCGACGCTCAAGGACCTCGTCGCTCACCTGGGGCGATGGAAGATCAACGAACTGCAGTTGTACGTCGAGAACGTCTTTGCCTTCCGCAGCCACCCGGGCATCGACGAGGGCTACAGCGCCCTGTCGGCCGACGAGATCCTCGCCCTGCAGGAGCACGCCAAGGCGCATCACGTGCGGCTGGTGGGGTCGCTGGCGAGCTTCGGGCACCTCGAGCGCGTGCTGGCCCAGCCGCGGTACAAACCGCTGGGCGAGTTCGTCGACCCCGACAAGAAATGCTCGACCCTCTGCCCGACCGACCCGGGCTCCATCGCCCTGCTGGCCGAACTCTACGCCGAATACGTCCCGCTGTTCGAGGCCGTCGACTTCAACATCTGCGGCGACGAGACCTGGGAGCTGGGCAAAGGCCGCAGCAAGCGCCGGGCCGACCGCATCGGCATCGGCGGTCTGTACAAGGAGTTTCTGCTCAAGGTCCACCGCCTCTGCAGCAAGCACGGCAAGCGGATGAACATGTGGGCTGACATCGTGCTCGAGCACCCCGAGTCGCTTGAGGGCTGGCCGCAGGATGTGGTGATGCTGAATTGGGACTACGATCCCCACGGCTCCCGCGTGCCGCGGACGCGCGAGATCACCGACCGCGGCCTGGCGTGCATGGTCTGCCCCGGCACTAATTCCTGGGCCTCGCACGGTTGCCGCCTGCGGCACGGGCAGCGGAACATCCGCGAGTTTACGGCCGAGGGGCTCAAGCGCCGCGCCGAGGGCGTGCTCAACACCGACTGGGGCGACGGCAACCACCGCAACCCGCTGGGCGTGAGCCTGGCGAACATGGCTTACGGCGGGGCGTGTTCGTGGAACCTGCGCGGCGTGGACGATCGCGGATTCGTGCAGCGCTTCTG carries:
- a CDS encoding glycoside hydrolase family 20 zincin-like fold domain-containing protein, with amino-acid sequence MSIDKDLLIPVRKFSPRGGRFVWPPQAVLASPRIIDQMPLGQLAADLAAAAIAARVEASAGLPAAVRIVRDRSVQGDEAYRLTVSPEGIEIRSSADAGAYYGVQTLREMAAAGGRSLPCCAIDDAPAFARRGVYHDCSRGKVPKLSTLKDLVAHLGRWKINELQLYVENVFAFRSHPGIDEGYSALSADEILALQEHAKAHHVRLVGSLASFGHLERVLAQPRYKPLGEFVDPDKKCSTLCPTDPGSIALLAELYAEYVPLFEAVDFNICGDETWELGKGRSKRRADRIGIGGLYKEFLLKVHRLCSKHGKRMNMWADIVLEHPESLEGWPQDVVMLNWDYDPHGSRVPRTREITDRGLACMVCPGTNSWASHGCRLRHGQRNIREFTAEGLKRRAEGVLNTDWGDGNHRNPLGVSLANMAYGGACSWNLRGVDDRGFVQRFCRHTFGREGWKLADALETLGSLDESVGLPWPQAYWGLWMPLAGLKREETPFDPKVCARLEAHARKLERLSWPAPEKAATKFLADTYADFAVAAHLDAFACRWLIAIKHVQAAKPVPNKADLITQSRETIAHLKAVWPSRNKPSRFFQIVQGFKNLEQSCAKVP